AAATCATCAGGATTCGAGAACCATCGCCTTGGAAGTTGGTATGCAAAATGGAGGTTTGGCATCTGGTATTGCTAATTCCTTAGGGAAAATAGCAACTATGGGACTTGCACCCGCTGTTTTTGGGCCGCTTATGAATATAACAGGATCCATATTGGCCTCTTATTGGCATAAAAAACCAGCCGATCTAGAAGAGGAATAAGGAACTCAGTTTAAAGTACCATGTTACGATATGGAATAATGGTATGAAACCCTTTAGCTTTAAAATATGAAGTCGGATTTTCATCCGAAGCCACTAAAATGAAATCACCGCCCCAAGCGCCTAAACTTTTTATAGCGCCTTCAAAATCTTCAAAATATAAATCTTTTACAGGCGTTTGTTTTGTGATTTTCGATATGTAGTTTTCATGATGAACAATTAATGCTTTAAAATCTTCTAACGAATCGCTTGAAATCATTTCAGAAGTGATAGCGTTCATCTCTTCAACCGAAAAATTCGACTGTACTTTAGTCTCATTGTATTGTTTAATGCCCTCGCGACTGTTTTGTTTTTTATTCAGATGAACAAAATAGAGGTTGTTTTTAAACGACGGATTAAATTCAACAGGAAGAACAAACGGTGTGTTATTTTCTAACTGATACGTTATAGCACTATTATTTTGTGCACAAGCAATATCGTAACCACTGCCTCCAAAAGTTTTTTCTAACAGCTGAAAGGCATCAACTCCAGCCCATTCAGCAATGTTGTTAATCAATGTTGAAGACGTGCCCAGTCCCCAATTTCTAGGAAAATCTAATTTTGTAGATACATGAAACCCTTCAGTCGAAGCTAGAAAACTCGGATTTAAATCCTTCGCAGCTTTTAAAATTTGTGTAATACGCTGCGATATTTCACAATCGACTTCCGAAGAAAATAAATCTATATCGAAAACTCCTTCAAACCAAACCTCGCTTTTTTCATCTAAGCTGGTCCAAACAAGTCTTTTTTCACCTATTGGAATAATGTTTAAAAATTGCCCGAATTTCGTAGGAACCGCCAAAGAAACAGCACCATCAAGAACGACGTACTCTCCAGAAATCAATAATTTCCCGTTGCTATAAATGGTTTTACTATCAAACATAAATAAGACTTAACACCCTAACTTCTTCAACTCCTCAACTCCTTCAACCTCTCAATAACCGCATTGTGTGTGACGGTTTTCGTTTTAAAATAGGCTGTGAGTTTTAGTTTTTCTTTGTCGTTAGCTTCAAACTGATTTAAAATATTCATTAAATGCATTTTCATATGCCCTTGCTGAATGCCTGTAGTGGTTAACGAGCGCAAGGCTGCAAAATTTTGTGCTAGCCCAGCAACAGCCACAATTTGCATTAATTCTTGGGCTGAAGGTTTGTGAAGCATTTCTAAGGACAATTTCACTAAAGGATGTAAACCTGTAAGTCCGCCAACCGTACCTAGAGCCAATGGAATTTCCATCCAAAATTTAAAAATGCCGTCTTCAATTTTAGCATGAGATAAACTACTATAACGTCCGTTTCTAGCGGCATAAGCATGTACGCCAGCTTCAATAGCTCTAAAGTCGTTTCCTGTAGCAAGTACTACAGCGTCAATACCATTCATTACGCCTTTGTTATGTGTAACGGCACGGTAAGGTTCGATTTCAGCAATATTTACGGCTTGAATGAATTTACGAGCAAAAGCTTCACCAGAAATTTCAGAATGATCGCTTAGTTGTTCAACAGGGCAACTCACTTCGGCACGTACTAAGCAATCGGG
This genomic interval from Tamlana carrageenivorans contains the following:
- a CDS encoding GYDIA family GHMP kinase, encoding MFDSKTIYSNGKLLISGEYVVLDGAVSLAVPTKFGQFLNIIPIGEKRLVWTSLDEKSEVWFEGVFDIDLFSSEVDCEISQRITQILKAAKDLNPSFLASTEGFHVSTKLDFPRNWGLGTSSTLINNIAEWAGVDAFQLLEKTFGGSGYDIACAQNNSAITYQLENNTPFVLPVEFNPSFKNNLYFVHLNKKQNSREGIKQYNETKVQSNFSVEEMNAITSEMISSDSLEDFKALIVHHENYISKITKQTPVKDLYFEDFEGAIKSLGAWGGDFILVASDENPTSYFKAKGFHTIIPYRNMVL